One stretch of Burkholderia pyrrocinia DNA includes these proteins:
- a CDS encoding LysE family translocator: MSDFLFGLTIALSVGPVALMIANYGMRAGTASGVRAAVGVAAADGCYAVVAFTIGAMLASTLASHLPLFRVVGALVLLAMGARMLWQALTDRRRTLDGDAPPPGNRPFTSMFFVTLANPLTILLFYGYATAAAGAHRHWLFGAACVFAGSLAGQLVFAFGGSAIGRVVKSPGWLAASHVVAALVVLGYGIAGLVRV; the protein is encoded by the coding sequence ATGAGCGACTTCCTGTTCGGGCTGACGATCGCGCTGTCGGTCGGGCCCGTCGCGCTGATGATCGCGAACTACGGGATGCGCGCCGGCACCGCGAGCGGCGTGCGCGCGGCGGTGGGCGTGGCCGCTGCCGACGGCTGCTATGCGGTCGTCGCGTTTACGATCGGCGCGATGCTCGCGAGCACGCTCGCGTCGCACCTGCCGCTGTTCCGTGTCGTCGGTGCGCTCGTGTTGCTCGCGATGGGCGCGCGGATGCTGTGGCAGGCGCTGACGGATCGGCGCCGCACGCTCGACGGCGATGCGCCGCCGCCGGGCAATCGCCCGTTCACGTCGATGTTCTTCGTCACGCTCGCGAATCCGCTGACCATCCTGCTGTTCTATGGCTATGCAACGGCTGCCGCCGGTGCGCATCGGCACTGGCTTTTCGGCGCCGCATGCGTGTTTGCCGGCAGCCTCGCGGGGCAGCTCGTGTTCGCATTCGGCGGCAGTGCGATCGGGCGCGTCGTGAAGTCGCCGGGGTGGCTTGCGGCGAGCCATGTGGTTGCCGCGCTGGTCGTGCTCGGTTATGGCATCGCGGGGCTCGTGCGCGTGTAG
- a CDS encoding purine-nucleoside phosphorylase, giving the protein MLTRSILSAAAFSLAACATAPSIAQDNQGNNAGNTAFAETGAQGRPVKVMIITMFGPEGQAWLDRIGPWRDIAVPGLSPDYPAVHCNKQDVCVVTTGMGYANASATIMALTFSQRFDLRRTYFLISGIAGVDPAQGTVGSAAWSKYLVDFSLQWELDAREIPSGWNTGFLGINTKSPNDKPPLDYRTEVFQLNPQLTDAAYALSRNVVLADSAQAQAARAKFTYAPANRPPTVIQCDTSSGNTWFSGTLIGERARQWTKILTDGKGTYCMTAQEDNATYEALKRAASVKRVDLSRVAVLRTGSDFDRPYAGQTSADNLLNYADQGGFAPATENLYRAGNPLVQDIVTHWGEWRDGVPRR; this is encoded by the coding sequence ATGCTGACTCGCTCCATTCTTTCCGCCGCCGCATTCTCGCTCGCGGCCTGTGCGACCGCGCCGTCGATCGCGCAGGACAACCAGGGCAACAACGCGGGCAACACTGCATTTGCCGAGACCGGTGCACAGGGCCGCCCGGTCAAGGTCATGATCATCACGATGTTCGGTCCGGAGGGCCAGGCCTGGCTCGACCGGATCGGCCCGTGGCGCGACATCGCCGTGCCGGGCCTGTCGCCCGACTATCCGGCCGTCCACTGCAACAAGCAGGACGTGTGCGTGGTGACGACCGGCATGGGCTATGCGAACGCGTCGGCGACGATCATGGCGCTCACGTTCTCGCAGCGCTTCGATCTGCGCCGCACGTATTTCCTGATCTCCGGTATCGCGGGCGTCGACCCCGCGCAAGGCACGGTCGGGTCCGCCGCGTGGTCGAAGTACCTCGTCGATTTCAGCCTGCAGTGGGAACTCGATGCGCGCGAGATTCCGTCCGGCTGGAACACGGGCTTTCTCGGCATCAACACGAAGAGCCCGAACGACAAGCCGCCGCTCGACTACCGCACCGAAGTGTTCCAGCTCAATCCGCAACTGACCGACGCCGCGTACGCGCTGTCGCGCAACGTCGTGCTCGCCGACAGCGCGCAGGCGCAGGCCGCGCGCGCGAAGTTCACGTATGCGCCGGCGAACCGGCCGCCGACGGTGATCCAGTGCGACACGTCATCGGGCAACACGTGGTTCTCGGGCACGCTGATCGGCGAGCGCGCGCGCCAGTGGACGAAGATCCTGACCGACGGCAAGGGCACCTACTGCATGACCGCTCAGGAAGACAACGCGACGTACGAAGCGCTCAAGCGCGCGGCGAGCGTGAAGCGGGTCGACCTGTCGCGCGTCGCGGTGCTGCGCACGGGGTCCGATTTCGACCGGCCGTATGCGGGGCAGACGAGCGCCGACAACCTGCTGAACTACGCAGACCAGGGCGGTTTCGCGCCGGCGACCGAAAACCTGTACCGCGCGGGCAATCCGCTCGTGCAGGACATCGTGACGCACTGGGGCGAATGGCGCGACGGCGTGCCGCGCAGGTAA
- the selD gene encoding selenide, water dikinase SelD, which yields MTEATQAQPAVPRLTSLSHGGGCGCKIAPGVLSELLKRATPPALFPDLLVGTETSDDAAVYRLNDEQAIVATTDFFMPIVDDPFDFGRIAATNALSDVYAMGGKPILALALVGMPINVLPHETIAAVLRGGESVCADAGIPVAGGHSIDSVEPIYGLAAIGVVHPSRVKRNAAARAGDVLVLGKPLGVGVLSAALKKNQLDAAGYAQMVATTTKLNRPGAELAALPGVHALTDVTGFGLLGHTLELARGAHLTARVHYASLPWLTGVEAFVADGVFTGASGRNWAAYGTDVRLADGLPAVAQALLTDPQTSGGLLVACAPEAVDEVLACFRADGFDRAAVIGEMVDGAARVEVA from the coding sequence ATGACCGAAGCCACCCAAGCCCAGCCTGCCGTTCCGCGCCTCACGAGCCTGTCGCACGGGGGCGGCTGCGGCTGCAAGATCGCGCCGGGCGTGCTGTCCGAACTGCTGAAGCGTGCGACACCGCCCGCGCTGTTCCCGGACCTGCTGGTCGGCACCGAGACGTCCGACGATGCGGCCGTCTACCGTCTCAACGACGAGCAGGCGATCGTCGCGACCACCGACTTCTTCATGCCGATCGTCGACGATCCGTTCGACTTCGGGCGCATCGCGGCGACCAACGCGCTGTCCGACGTCTACGCGATGGGCGGCAAGCCGATCCTTGCGCTCGCGCTGGTCGGGATGCCGATCAACGTGCTGCCGCACGAGACGATCGCGGCCGTGCTGCGCGGCGGCGAATCGGTGTGCGCGGACGCCGGCATTCCGGTTGCGGGCGGCCATTCGATCGATTCGGTCGAACCGATCTACGGGCTCGCGGCGATCGGCGTCGTGCATCCGTCGCGCGTGAAGCGCAACGCGGCCGCGCGCGCGGGCGACGTGCTCGTGCTCGGCAAGCCGCTCGGCGTCGGCGTGCTGTCGGCCGCGCTGAAGAAGAACCAGCTCGACGCGGCGGGCTACGCGCAGATGGTCGCGACGACCACCAAGCTGAACCGGCCGGGTGCCGAGCTTGCCGCGCTGCCGGGCGTGCACGCGCTGACCGACGTCACGGGTTTCGGGTTGCTCGGCCATACGCTCGAACTGGCGCGCGGCGCGCATCTCACCGCGCGCGTGCACTACGCATCGCTGCCGTGGCTCACGGGTGTCGAGGCGTTCGTCGCCGACGGCGTGTTCACCGGCGCATCCGGCCGCAACTGGGCCGCGTACGGCACCGACGTGCGGCTCGCCGACGGCCTGCCGGCCGTTGCACAGGCGCTGCTGACCGATCCGCAGACGTCGGGCGGCCTGCTCGTCGCGTGCGCGCCGGAAGCGGTCGACGAAGTCCTCGCGTGCTTCCGCGCCGACGGCTTCGACCGCGCGGCCGTGATCGGCGAGATGGTGGACGGGGCGGCGCGGGTCGAGGTGGCTTGA
- the gabD gene encoding NADP-dependent succinate-semialdehyde dehydrogenase: MSTVQETPALKDPSLFRQQAYVNGEWQNASNGETFEVRNPATGGLLGTVPAMGTAETRHAIDAANAAWPAWRKKTAKERAVILRKWHDLMMENADDLALILTTEQGKSLAEAKGEIGYAASFLEWFAEEGKRVYGDTIPTPASDKRIVVTKEAIGVCAAITPWNFPAAMITRKVGPALAAGCPIVVKPAEATPFSALAMAVLAERAGVPAGVFSVVTGDPKAIGGELTSNPIVRKLSFTGSTPVGRLLMAQCAATVKKVSLELGGNAPFIVFDDADLDAAVQGAIASKYRNSGQTCVCTNRFYVHEAVYDQFAQKLAAAVGQLKVGRGTEPGVTQGPLINEAAVLKVEAHIEDALAKGATVVTGGKRHALGHGFFEPTVLTGVTPAMKVAKEETFGPLAPLFKFGSDDEVIRLANDTEFGLAAYFYSRDIGRVWKVAEALEYGMVGVNTGLISNEVAPFGGVKQSGLGREGSHYGIDDYVVIKYLCLAV; encoded by the coding sequence ATGAGCACGGTTCAGGAAACCCCGGCACTGAAAGATCCGTCGCTGTTCCGCCAGCAGGCGTACGTCAACGGCGAATGGCAAAACGCATCGAACGGCGAGACGTTCGAAGTCCGCAATCCGGCGACGGGCGGCCTGCTCGGCACCGTGCCGGCGATGGGCACGGCCGAGACGCGTCACGCGATCGACGCCGCGAACGCCGCATGGCCGGCGTGGCGCAAGAAGACCGCGAAGGAACGCGCGGTCATCCTGCGCAAGTGGCACGACCTGATGATGGAAAACGCCGACGACCTCGCGCTGATCCTGACGACCGAGCAGGGCAAGTCGCTGGCCGAGGCGAAGGGCGAGATCGGCTATGCGGCGTCGTTCCTCGAATGGTTCGCCGAGGAAGGCAAGCGCGTGTACGGCGACACGATCCCGACGCCGGCGAGCGACAAGCGCATCGTCGTGACGAAGGAAGCGATCGGCGTGTGCGCGGCGATCACGCCGTGGAACTTCCCGGCGGCGATGATCACGCGCAAGGTCGGCCCGGCGCTCGCGGCAGGCTGCCCGATCGTCGTGAAACCGGCCGAGGCAACGCCGTTCTCCGCGCTCGCAATGGCCGTGCTGGCCGAGCGCGCGGGCGTGCCGGCCGGCGTGTTCAGCGTCGTCACGGGCGACCCGAAGGCGATCGGCGGCGAACTGACGTCGAACCCGATCGTGCGCAAGCTGTCGTTCACCGGCTCGACGCCGGTCGGCCGCCTGCTGATGGCGCAATGCGCGGCGACGGTCAAGAAGGTGTCGCTGGAACTCGGCGGCAACGCGCCGTTCATCGTGTTCGACGACGCCGATCTCGATGCGGCCGTGCAGGGCGCGATCGCATCGAAATACCGCAACAGCGGCCAGACCTGCGTGTGCACGAACCGCTTCTACGTGCATGAAGCCGTGTACGACCAGTTCGCGCAGAAGCTCGCGGCGGCGGTCGGCCAGTTGAAGGTCGGTCGCGGCACCGAGCCGGGCGTCACGCAAGGCCCGCTGATCAACGAAGCGGCCGTGCTGAAGGTCGAGGCACACATCGAGGACGCGCTCGCGAAGGGCGCGACCGTCGTGACGGGCGGCAAGCGCCACGCGCTCGGCCACGGCTTCTTCGAGCCGACCGTGCTGACGGGTGTCACGCCGGCGATGAAGGTCGCGAAGGAAGAGACGTTCGGGCCGCTCGCGCCGCTGTTCAAGTTCGGCAGCGACGACGAGGTGATCCGCCTCGCGAACGACACCGAGTTCGGTCTGGCCGCTTACTTCTACAGCCGCGACATCGGCCGCGTGTGGAAGGTCGCCGAAGCGCTCGAATACGGGATGGTCGGCGTGAACACGGGCCTGATCTCGAACGAAGTCGCGCCGTTCGGCGGCGTCAAGCAGTCGGGCCTCGGCCGCGAAGGCTCGCACTACGGCATCGACGACTACGTCGTGATCAAGTACCTCTGCCTCGCGGTGTAA
- a CDS encoding PLP-dependent aminotransferase family protein gives MRASVLSDWLAQRLVRGGEQPIYRQLHRLLQQAILSRELPAGTRVPSSRLLAAELGIARNTVTQVYEQLALEGYVNSATGRGTFVADSAPDEIVGAPPDAAAGPAAVVPSARRLSARGTRLVEGAGVSKRQGGAFMPGVPDVSRFPARVWTRLHNKYWRRLRPDLLTYAPGGGLALLREALADYLRTSRSVRCTPEQIVITTGIHQSIDLAVRLLTDPGDAIWTEDPCYWGVRSVLNVSGLTTRPIPVDDEGIAPSAADLAEPPKLMLVTPSHQYPLGMVMSLARRRMLLEYARQHGCWIIEDDYDSEFRYGSRPLASLQGLDTAGQVIYVGSFGKTLFPGLRVGYLVAPEPLAESFATASAELYREGQLLQQAVLAEFIAEGHFVSHIRKMRTLYGQRREVLLDAVARRYGDTLQALGSDAGLHLVTQLPEGVDDRAVAQAALERNIVVRPLSGYYADRGRAASGLLLGYACVPEDEIAPAFATLAEAIDERAFGGVAVAA, from the coding sequence ATGCGCGCGAGCGTGTTGTCGGACTGGCTGGCGCAGCGCCTCGTGCGCGGCGGCGAACAGCCGATCTACCGGCAGCTTCACCGGTTGCTGCAACAGGCGATCCTGTCGCGCGAACTGCCGGCCGGCACGCGCGTGCCGTCGTCGCGATTGCTGGCCGCCGAGCTCGGGATCGCGCGCAACACGGTCACGCAGGTTTACGAACAGCTTGCGCTCGAAGGTTATGTGAACTCGGCGACGGGTCGCGGCACCTTCGTCGCCGACAGCGCGCCGGACGAGATCGTCGGGGCGCCGCCCGACGCGGCGGCCGGCCCGGCCGCCGTGGTGCCGTCCGCGCGGCGGCTGTCCGCACGCGGCACGCGGCTGGTCGAAGGGGCCGGCGTGTCGAAGCGCCAGGGCGGCGCGTTCATGCCGGGCGTGCCCGATGTGTCGCGATTTCCGGCGCGCGTGTGGACGCGGCTGCACAACAAGTACTGGCGGCGCCTGCGCCCCGACCTGCTGACCTATGCGCCGGGCGGCGGGCTCGCGCTGCTGCGCGAGGCGCTGGCCGACTACCTGCGCACGTCGCGCTCGGTGCGCTGCACGCCCGAGCAGATCGTGATCACGACCGGCATCCACCAGTCGATCGACCTCGCGGTGCGGCTCCTGACCGACCCGGGCGACGCGATCTGGACCGAGGATCCGTGCTACTGGGGCGTGCGCAGCGTGCTGAACGTGTCGGGGCTGACCACGCGGCCGATCCCGGTCGACGACGAAGGCATCGCGCCGTCGGCCGCCGATCTCGCCGAACCGCCGAAGCTGATGCTCGTCACGCCGTCGCACCAGTATCCGCTCGGGATGGTGATGAGCCTCGCGCGGCGGCGGATGCTGCTCGAATACGCGCGCCAGCACGGCTGCTGGATCATCGAGGACGACTACGACAGCGAATTCCGCTACGGCAGCCGGCCGCTCGCGTCGCTGCAGGGCCTCGATACGGCCGGGCAGGTGATCTACGTCGGCAGTTTCGGCAAGACGCTGTTCCCCGGGCTGCGGGTCGGCTACCTGGTCGCGCCGGAACCGCTCGCGGAAAGCTTCGCGACCGCGAGCGCCGAGCTGTATCGCGAAGGGCAGTTGCTGCAGCAGGCCGTGCTCGCCGAATTCATCGCGGAAGGGCATTTCGTGTCGCATATCCGCAAGATGCGCACGCTGTACGGGCAACGCCGCGAGGTGTTGCTCGATGCGGTCGCGCGCCGCTACGGCGACACGCTGCAGGCGCTCGGCAGCGACGCGGGGCTGCATCTCGTCACGCAATTGCCGGAAGGTGTCGACGATCGCGCGGTCGCGCAGGCCGCGCTCGAACGCAATATCGTCGTGCGGCCGCTGTCCGGCTATTACGCGGATCGCGGGCGCGCGGCGTCGGGGCTGCTGCTCGGCTATGCATGCGTGCCGGAGGACGAGATCGCGCCGGCATTCGCGACGCTCGCCGAGGCGATCGACGAGCGGGCGTTCGGCGGGGTGGCGGTGGCGGCTTGA
- a CDS encoding DMT family transporter, whose amino-acid sequence MDHLFIGLVLCSALLHAIWNAFLHVSEDRLVQLGTMSLPYLAFGIAGAVLLPAPVPAAWPYVAASAALEVAYCFTLARAYRSGEFGQIYPIARGMSPLLVSVLAFAVLHERPTPFGFAGIALVSFGIMSLALRRGFRFSGEGVPYALLTGVFIAAYSICDGIGSRVSGSALGYIAWVYLLWSVPQLVLVCALRGGPRAVLGSRTALKQGAIAGTISLAAYAIVILAYRHLPVATVSALRETSSIFAVAIGWFVMRERPGAQRLAACALVVAGAALIRL is encoded by the coding sequence ATGGATCACCTGTTCATCGGCCTCGTACTGTGCTCCGCGCTGCTGCACGCCATCTGGAACGCGTTCCTGCACGTCAGCGAAGACCGGCTCGTCCAGCTCGGCACGATGTCGCTGCCGTATCTCGCGTTCGGCATCGCCGGCGCCGTGCTGCTGCCCGCGCCGGTGCCCGCCGCCTGGCCGTATGTCGCCGCATCTGCCGCGCTCGAGGTCGCGTACTGCTTCACGCTCGCGCGCGCCTACCGCAGCGGCGAGTTCGGGCAGATCTATCCGATTGCGCGCGGGATGTCGCCGCTGCTCGTATCGGTGCTCGCGTTCGCGGTGCTGCACGAGCGGCCGACGCCGTTCGGCTTCGCCGGCATCGCGCTCGTGTCGTTCGGCATCATGTCGCTCGCGCTGCGCCGCGGCTTCAGGTTCTCCGGGGAAGGCGTGCCGTATGCGCTGCTCACGGGCGTGTTCATCGCCGCGTATTCGATCTGCGACGGGATCGGCTCGCGCGTGTCCGGCAGCGCGCTCGGCTACATCGCGTGGGTGTACCTGCTGTGGAGCGTGCCGCAGCTCGTGCTCGTCTGCGCGCTGCGCGGCGGCCCGCGCGCGGTGCTCGGCTCGCGCACCGCGCTCAAGCAGGGGGCGATCGCCGGCACGATCTCGCTCGCCGCATATGCGATCGTGATCCTCGCGTACCGGCACCTGCCGGTCGCGACCGTGTCGGCGCTGCGCGAAACGAGTTCGATCTTCGCGGTCGCGATCGGCTGGTTCGTGATGCGCGAGCGGCCCGGCGCGCAGCGGCTCGCCGCGTGTGCACTGGTCGTGGCGGGTGCGGCGCTGATCCGGTTGTAG
- a CDS encoding response regulator transcription factor, whose amino-acid sequence MNVLYLEDDSAYVEAITEILEKSGHHVHAVGNGFQAIRHLENAVVDLLILDWQVPGLSGFEVLKWTRERIGGRLPILFLTHRAREDEILSAINAGADDYMVKPISHFELLARTNALLRRAYHSGGAPLDTLDIGGYRIDTKARTVRLNGTQIKLTPREFDLAVLLFRNIGRIMPRDALILSLWGRDMTRVSRSLDTHIYRLRIKLALQPSNGVRLSAVYTLGYRLEAI is encoded by the coding sequence CAGCGCATACGTCGAAGCGATCACCGAAATACTGGAGAAATCGGGACACCACGTGCATGCGGTCGGCAACGGCTTCCAGGCAATCCGCCATCTGGAGAACGCGGTGGTCGACCTGCTGATTCTCGACTGGCAAGTGCCGGGCCTGTCGGGGTTCGAGGTGCTGAAATGGACGCGGGAACGCATCGGCGGGCGCCTGCCGATCCTGTTTCTGACGCATCGCGCGCGAGAGGACGAGATTCTCTCCGCGATCAATGCCGGCGCCGACGATTACATGGTCAAGCCGATCAGCCATTTCGAACTGCTGGCGCGCACCAACGCGTTGCTGCGGCGCGCGTATCACAGCGGCGGTGCGCCGCTGGACACCCTCGATATCGGCGGCTACCGGATCGATACGAAGGCACGGACGGTACGGCTCAATGGCACGCAGATCAAGCTGACGCCGCGCGAATTCGATCTCGCCGTGCTGCTGTTTCGTAACATCGGGCGCATCATGCCGCGCGATGCGCTGATCCTTTCGCTGTGGGGCCGCGACATGACCCGCGTATCCCGCAGCCTCGACACGCACATCTATCGATTGCGGATAAAGCTGGCGCTCCAGCCGTCGAACGGCGTGCGGCTCAGCGCGGTCTACACGCTCGGCTATCGTCTCGAAGCGATCTGA
- a CDS encoding M35 family metallo-endopeptidase, with protein sequence MTASSKLGISLDGPPICPNMTDSAFRKRILELRDEAVEITLRRRMELMRWNPATEARVIEWFGSANIDTRRRLTSGLDALARVMASLGPGNFVRIGSDADRATGCLPNMKHLDAEVAHVCRPDTATHTIAINLPFCSLPERSAGNLSSQQLTIVHECAHSADTFDAGDHPAAYGRSACAQFAKRYPGMAIRNADNIAWFILAR encoded by the coding sequence ATGACAGCGTCGTCAAAGCTCGGTATATCACTCGACGGACCGCCAATCTGTCCGAACATGACCGATTCAGCGTTCAGGAAACGGATACTTGAATTGCGGGACGAAGCAGTCGAGATCACACTGCGACGGCGCATGGAACTGATGCGATGGAATCCGGCCACGGAAGCGCGAGTCATCGAGTGGTTCGGCTCGGCAAATATCGATACAAGACGCAGACTAACGTCGGGGCTCGACGCCCTTGCCAGGGTGATGGCTAGTCTCGGCCCAGGAAATTTCGTCCGCATCGGTTCCGATGCCGACCGCGCAACAGGATGTCTGCCGAACATGAAACATCTCGACGCCGAGGTCGCGCATGTTTGTCGCCCCGACACCGCGACTCATACCATCGCCATCAATCTCCCGTTTTGCTCGCTACCCGAGCGATCAGCCGGAAACCTCTCCTCGCAGCAACTGACCATCGTTCACGAATGCGCCCATTCTGCAGACACTTTCGATGCGGGCGACCATCCAGCGGCATACGGTCGCTCGGCCTGCGCACAGTTCGCGAAACGCTACCCGGGCATGGCGATCCGCAACGCAGACAACATCGCCTGGTTCATTCTGGCGCGTTGA
- a CDS encoding DUF4148 domain-containing protein yields the protein MNSRTLLSAVTLALAVSAPAFADSGTPHAGDYGNTSWYTQHNGPRTRAEVSAEVEQARRDGTLAYLRKATSYPQGLELAQGPYRSMPESNQLAGGGR from the coding sequence ATGAACAGCCGCACCCTTCTCTCCGCCGTCACCCTCGCACTCGCCGTGTCCGCACCGGCCTTCGCCGATTCGGGCACGCCGCACGCCGGCGACTACGGCAACACGTCGTGGTACACGCAGCACAACGGTCCGCGCACGCGCGCCGAAGTGAGCGCGGAAGTCGAACAGGCGCGCCGCGACGGCACGCTCGCGTACCTGCGCAAGGCGACTTCGTATCCGCAAGGGCTCGAACTCGCACAAGGCCCGTATCGCTCGATGCCGGAAAGCAACCAGCTCGCCGGCGGAGGCCGGTAA
- a CDS encoding 4-aminobutyrate--2-oxoglutarate transaminase: MKNADLQARKNAATPRGVGVMCDFYAARAENAELWDVEGRRFIDFAAGIAVLNTGHRHPKIVKAISDQLNSFTHTAYQIVPYASYVELAEKINARAPGDFPKKTAFFTTGAEAVENAIKIARAATGRPGVIAFSGGFHGRTMMGMALTGKVAPYKLNFGPFPGDVFHAPYPTALHGVTTADSIKAIEMLFKADIDPKRVAAIIFEPVQGEGGFNPAPAEFVRALRKICNEHGILLIADEVQTGFARTGKLFAMQHYDVLADLITMAKSLAGGMPLSGVVGRADVMDAAAPGGLGGTYAGNPLAVASAHAVLEIIDEEKLCERATQLGDVLKAKLNALQADVPQIADVRGPGAMVAVEFLKPGSGEPDAEFTKRVQARALERGLLLLVCGVYSNVVRFLFPLTIPQAVFDEALVILEEVLKETVGVPA; encoded by the coding sequence GTGAAGAATGCCGACCTGCAGGCCCGCAAGAACGCCGCTACCCCGCGCGGCGTCGGCGTGATGTGCGATTTCTACGCAGCCCGTGCCGAGAACGCGGAACTGTGGGATGTCGAAGGCCGCCGCTTCATCGATTTCGCCGCCGGCATCGCGGTGCTGAACACGGGCCACCGCCACCCGAAGATCGTCAAGGCGATCTCGGATCAGCTGAACAGCTTCACGCACACCGCCTACCAGATCGTCCCGTACGCGTCGTACGTCGAGCTGGCCGAGAAGATCAACGCACGCGCGCCGGGCGACTTCCCGAAGAAGACCGCGTTCTTCACGACCGGCGCCGAAGCCGTCGAGAACGCGATCAAGATCGCGCGCGCAGCAACCGGCCGTCCGGGCGTCATCGCATTCTCGGGCGGCTTCCACGGCCGCACGATGATGGGCATGGCGCTGACCGGCAAGGTCGCCCCGTACAAGCTGAACTTCGGCCCGTTCCCGGGCGACGTGTTCCACGCCCCGTACCCGACCGCGCTGCACGGCGTGACGACGGCCGACTCGATCAAGGCGATCGAGATGCTGTTCAAGGCCGACATCGATCCGAAGCGCGTCGCCGCGATCATCTTCGAACCGGTCCAGGGCGAAGGCGGCTTCAACCCGGCGCCGGCCGAATTCGTGCGCGCGCTGCGCAAGATCTGTAACGAACACGGCATCCTGCTGATCGCCGACGAAGTCCAGACCGGCTTCGCGCGTACCGGCAAGCTGTTCGCGATGCAGCACTACGACGTGCTGGCCGACCTGATCACGATGGCGAAGAGCCTCGCGGGCGGCATGCCGCTGTCGGGCGTCGTCGGCCGTGCGGACGTGATGGACGCGGCAGCGCCCGGCGGCCTCGGCGGCACGTATGCGGGCAACCCGCTGGCGGTCGCGTCGGCGCACGCGGTGCTCGAGATCATCGACGAAGAGAAGCTGTGCGAGCGCGCCACGCAACTCGGCGACGTGCTGAAGGCGAAGCTGAACGCGCTGCAGGCCGACGTGCCGCAGATCGCCGACGTGCGCGGCCCGGGCGCGATGGTCGCGGTCGAGTTCCTGAAGCCGGGCTCGGGCGAGCCGGACGCGGAATTCACGAAGCGCGTGCAGGCGCGTGCGCTCGAGCGCGGCCTGCTGCTGCTCGTGTGCGGCGTGTACTCGAACGTCGTGCGCTTCCTGTTCCCGCTGACGATCCCGCAGGCCGTGTTCGACGAAGCGCTCGTGATCCTCGAGGAAGTGCTGAAGGAAACGGTCGGCGTGCCGGCCTGA